From Candidatus Brocadiaceae bacterium, the proteins below share one genomic window:
- a CDS encoding integration host factor subunit beta, which translates to MQTTTKRDLCEKIARKTDNTHMVVKKTIQMFLDEIIGELSQGNRIELRDFGVFELRKRAARKARNPRTGEVAFVPAKNVVVFKVGKLMREQVGNTTKPQ; encoded by the coding sequence ATGCAAACTACAACAAAAAGGGATTTGTGTGAAAAGATTGCCAGAAAAACAGATAATACACATATGGTTGTAAAAAAAACGATACAGATGTTTCTGGATGAAATCATTGGCGAACTTTCACAAGGTAATCGCATTGAATTGCGTGATTTTGGAGTTTTTGAATTACGCAAACGTGCTGCAAGAAAAGCCAGAAACCCAAGAACGGGCGAAGTAGCTTTTGTTCCAGCGAAAAATGTTGTGGTATTTAAAGTTGGCAAACTGATGAGAGAACAGGTAGGCAACACAACCAAGCCACAATAG